From a single Pseudomonas cremoricolorata genomic region:
- a CDS encoding phage tail tape measure C-terminal domain-containing protein, whose amino-acid sequence MASRSLGTLTLDIIAKVGGFVAGMDKAERSSQRWRKSVEKHAKAVGVAISAGVAAGLTAITSLTVSAVNSATEIANLASVANVSTTDFQKLAAGAKVVGVEQDKLADILKDVNDKVGDFLNTGGGAMKDFFEQIAPKVGVTADQFRNLSGSQALGLYVSSIEKAKVSQSDMTFYMEAIASDATLLLPLLKNNAEGFQKFGAAAEAAGAIMDDKTIRAAQELKAASWLVENALSGMGTQIQSALLPVLSNFAGKLTEITTDGVLAKKVSDDLAGSIRFLGKIAVGTVGGLHMLGVGLKGLSDLDNAMVGGEDASWWERYLPPVRLYSAFKNMDQMGASIAATKGDMNDLAAMYKKLMDGLDEPASAGPSNQVKELADLLEQLRKGADGSFTAVTPAQQAAAKAAEQAAKKLQDQFDTAEEGYKRQIALINTETDKRKDATEVAKLQFELESGNLKGLSEKQQERLKGLAAELDQLKKLKQAKEDDKAVAGFDSSVKRQLKIDQRALDTPLLDAYSSDKVRQRTLELLAIEQDYQDQLEELRQRHEAGDISDSAYERETKILSDALEKRRAMQEKYYDDIDKLQQNGTAGFMSGFATQAEAAMDLYSNMQSVGADTFRNLTDTVTEWAETGKLDVKGFAATFMKSMGSALMSYAAAQVAMAALSAFTAMIGVPFVGPAIAPGAAIAAAGAAGILMTAVGASLDGQAHDGIDYVPEDGTWNLKKGERVTTAETSAKLDRTLDSVAASASAPGSGLNVQINNHGSDEVRTRMDGNTLKVYIAAAEDHIAKGFATGTGKASRAAGSAFGMRRQPR is encoded by the coding sequence ATGGCATCCAGATCGTTGGGCACTTTGACTCTGGATATCATTGCCAAGGTGGGTGGCTTTGTTGCTGGCATGGACAAAGCCGAGAGGAGCTCGCAGCGCTGGCGGAAGTCGGTCGAGAAGCATGCAAAGGCTGTGGGGGTAGCGATCAGTGCTGGCGTCGCAGCCGGTCTGACAGCCATCACGTCTCTGACGGTTTCAGCGGTCAACTCCGCAACTGAAATCGCCAACCTGGCATCGGTAGCAAACGTCAGCACCACTGATTTCCAGAAGCTTGCGGCCGGGGCCAAGGTGGTCGGTGTCGAGCAAGACAAGCTGGCCGACATCCTCAAGGATGTGAACGACAAGGTAGGTGACTTTCTAAACACCGGTGGCGGTGCGATGAAGGATTTCTTCGAGCAGATCGCGCCCAAGGTCGGTGTGACAGCCGATCAGTTCCGCAATCTGAGCGGCAGCCAGGCGCTGGGTCTGTATGTCTCCAGCATTGAGAAGGCCAAGGTCAGCCAGTCGGACATGACGTTCTACATGGAGGCCATTGCGAGCGATGCCACGCTGTTGCTGCCGCTGCTCAAGAACAACGCTGAAGGGTTCCAGAAGTTCGGCGCTGCCGCTGAGGCAGCGGGCGCAATCATGGACGACAAGACCATTCGAGCGGCACAGGAACTCAAGGCTGCGTCGTGGCTTGTAGAAAACGCGCTGAGCGGCATGGGCACGCAGATTCAGTCGGCACTTCTGCCTGTTCTCTCCAACTTTGCAGGCAAGCTGACAGAGATCACCACCGACGGCGTGCTGGCCAAGAAGGTCTCTGATGATCTCGCCGGGAGTATTCGATTCCTCGGCAAGATAGCAGTGGGTACGGTCGGCGGCCTGCACATGCTTGGCGTCGGTCTGAAAGGGCTTTCCGACCTGGATAACGCCATGGTGGGCGGCGAAGATGCCTCATGGTGGGAGCGCTATCTACCCCCCGTCAGGCTCTACAGCGCCTTTAAGAACATGGACCAGATGGGCGCTTCCATTGCCGCTACTAAGGGGGACATGAACGACCTGGCTGCCATGTACAAAAAGCTGATGGATGGTCTCGACGAGCCTGCTTCAGCTGGCCCGTCAAATCAGGTGAAGGAACTGGCCGACCTGCTTGAGCAACTACGCAAGGGCGCCGACGGATCATTCACTGCTGTCACTCCCGCCCAACAAGCCGCCGCCAAGGCCGCGGAGCAGGCGGCGAAGAAGCTCCAGGATCAGTTCGATACCGCAGAAGAGGGCTACAAGCGGCAGATCGCTCTCATCAACACGGAAACGGACAAGCGCAAGGATGCAACCGAGGTCGCCAAGCTTCAGTTCGAGCTGGAGTCGGGCAACCTCAAGGGACTGAGCGAGAAGCAGCAAGAGCGACTCAAAGGCCTGGCCGCCGAACTTGATCAGCTGAAAAAGCTGAAACAGGCCAAGGAAGATGACAAGGCAGTCGCTGGATTTGATTCCAGCGTCAAGCGGCAGCTCAAGATCGACCAGCGCGCCTTGGACACGCCGCTCCTCGATGCCTACAGCAGTGACAAAGTGCGGCAGCGCACTCTCGAGTTGCTGGCAATCGAGCAGGACTACCAGGATCAGTTGGAGGAATTGCGGCAGCGCCATGAAGCTGGCGACATATCCGATTCGGCCTACGAGCGTGAGACGAAGATCCTCAGCGACGCGCTCGAAAAGCGCCGCGCCATGCAGGAGAAATACTACGACGATATCGACAAGCTGCAGCAGAACGGTACCGCCGGATTCATGAGCGGATTCGCAACCCAGGCTGAAGCTGCGATGGACCTGTACAGCAACATGCAGAGCGTTGGCGCCGACACGTTCCGCAACCTGACTGACACGGTCACCGAATGGGCCGAGACCGGAAAGCTTGATGTGAAGGGCTTCGCGGCCACGTTCATGAAGTCCATGGGCAGTGCCCTGATGTCGTATGCCGCTGCGCAGGTGGCGATGGCGGCCCTCAGTGCCTTCACGGCCATGATTGGCGTGCCGTTTGTTGGACCTGCTATCGCGCCAGGCGCGGCCATCGCAGCCGCTGGCGCAGCCGGCATACTGATGACCGCAGTTGGCGCCTCGCTGGATGGCCAGGCTCACGATGGTATCGACTACGTTCCGGAAGACGGTACCTGGAACCTGAAAAAGGGGGAGCGGGTAACCACTGCCGAAACCAGCGCGAAGCTTGACCGAACGCTCGACAGCGTGGCAGCCAGCGCCTCAGCGCCAGGTTCTGGCCTCAATGTGCAAATCAATAACCACGGCAGTGATGAGGTTCGCACGCGGATGGATGGCAACACCCTGAAGGTGTACATCGCTGCTGCTGAGGACCACATCGCCAAGGGCTTCGCCACTGGCACCGGCAAGGCCAGCCGTGCGGCCGGTAGTGCCTTCGGCATGCGGAGACAGCCACGATGA
- a CDS encoding DUF1833 family protein: protein MNALEVVYASGGDDIISTLEISCPAWDTPVYLVQDFEDLRATTEAGKTVTFQASAIEVQLPAKDDTGSQTLTFTIDNVTGEAQRRLDASLEAEARVTLVYREYLFSVLTEPADRPYRMTAFGGTMDGPTVQIEAGYYDLINMAWNRARYTTEFACGLTYVG, encoded by the coding sequence ATGAACGCGCTCGAAGTGGTGTATGCCTCGGGCGGTGACGACATCATCTCCACCTTGGAAATCTCATGCCCGGCTTGGGACACGCCGGTGTACCTGGTGCAGGACTTCGAAGACCTGCGCGCAACCACCGAGGCTGGCAAGACTGTCACCTTCCAGGCGTCTGCCATCGAGGTGCAACTGCCAGCCAAGGACGACACCGGCTCGCAGACCCTGACCTTCACCATCGACAACGTGACCGGCGAGGCCCAGCGCCGGCTGGACGCCTCGCTTGAGGCGGAAGCACGCGTGACGCTTGTGTACCGCGAGTATTTGTTCAGCGTGCTGACCGAGCCTGCCGACCGGCCGTACCGGATGACGGCCTTTGGCGGGACCATGGACGGCCCCACGGTGCAGATCGAAGCGGGCTATTACGACCTCATCAACATGGCCTGGAACCGGGCGCGCTACACCACCGAGTTCGCGTGTGGCCTGACATACGTGGGATGA
- a CDS encoding host specificity factor TipJ family phage tail protein yields MIEIFPSKLGGGPVERRPIAEGITLEAWLIANVRGYRPLPAPPISITVDDELVPPSAWADREISPASQVGIYIEPKGSALKTIFKPGPLAKLFGLGNPFDPVTPATPSNQNRSSRELNLSTVKGNQAALNDVIPELAGSPKRYPDFLVPGHTYFGGPTEQWTELLLCIGRGKYRVLPGDVMVGDTPIASLGSTATYKIFGPGEDLSAETAAQWWHSATEVGATKTGSAGLTLTTTTTVQQQFAGSAVVAGDFVLTVPEGAGWFPAGWDSGMIARVDLPYVYTFTAPADGGPTVVSGPHLPMVQPFVGMKIEITGANAGEYVVATYSPEVPGSPAVPGSPSTVTGSAAPTRYDFSGMPLSFTVTRGTSSFPVTLNTSTTNLAGLVSAVNSALAGTALVASAASGRLRIAEQAAPFSGQTLDLQGSTSDVFGFNPVFATGVKSQAATEGKFASMTLAFDAGAPAVGLQTGDQLSSIGYRGLRYRITAVSDDAAEDDEDTDENESHGPSAITLARLKDTGAQDQNWEGFDSLQSSDANLVLDGSTVEGDWSGPIAVVPPGEVTRLIELDLFAPQGLIRYTEKNGNQRQVSVKVEVQYRDMATAGAWTPVVKTYTAMTADQVGYTLKISLPVAMRPEVRVRRIGEESTTSNKQDRMQWYGLRGRIDRAPKRYLGVTVMVVYVKGSNRLSARSETMVSVRPTRVLPVRSGGAWAVETPTRDIAPWVAHVARTIGYTDADLDLAELDRLDAIWKARGDTFDLVISSQETVLDALNTALMAGFAELTIDRGLIRPVRDEPRSVYEHMYSPQNMVGNLTRKFTTVRPDDYDGVDVEYVDEQTWQVETVPCRLSGDAGAKTEKITLKGVVDRDRAWRIGIRQRRRYRYQRHGYSFTTELSAMNSRYMSYCAASDDIPGYGQSGVLVDFIAGNGMTLLESSEPLAWEEGASHVIALRRKDGSLSGPWPATRVDEVRLTVPELDFVPDLSWDTEPPYLMFGTTQRWCYPILMKSIAPDDYTTDVEAVNYDVRVYSDDNNFAPARGAVS; encoded by the coding sequence GTGATCGAGATCTTTCCGAGCAAGCTGGGCGGCGGGCCTGTTGAACGACGCCCGATCGCCGAGGGCATCACGCTTGAGGCCTGGCTAATCGCCAACGTGCGCGGCTACCGCCCGCTACCGGCACCGCCGATCAGCATCACCGTCGACGACGAGCTGGTGCCGCCTTCTGCCTGGGCAGACCGCGAGATCAGCCCAGCCAGCCAAGTCGGCATCTACATCGAACCCAAGGGCAGCGCCCTCAAGACCATCTTCAAGCCCGGCCCACTGGCCAAGCTGTTCGGCCTGGGAAACCCGTTCGACCCGGTCACGCCGGCAACGCCGAGCAACCAGAATCGGTCGTCGCGCGAACTGAACCTGTCCACGGTCAAGGGCAACCAGGCCGCCTTGAACGACGTAATTCCTGAACTGGCCGGATCGCCCAAGCGATACCCGGATTTTCTGGTTCCTGGGCACACCTACTTCGGTGGCCCAACCGAGCAGTGGACTGAGTTGCTGCTGTGCATTGGCCGCGGCAAGTACCGTGTGCTTCCTGGCGATGTGATGGTCGGCGACACGCCGATTGCCTCGCTGGGGTCTACCGCCACCTACAAGATATTCGGCCCGGGCGAGGATCTATCGGCTGAAACCGCTGCGCAGTGGTGGCATAGCGCGACAGAAGTGGGCGCGACCAAGACCGGCAGCGCCGGCCTGACATTGACCACCACCACGACCGTGCAGCAGCAATTCGCCGGCAGCGCGGTCGTGGCTGGCGACTTTGTGTTGACCGTCCCCGAGGGCGCCGGCTGGTTCCCAGCAGGCTGGGACAGCGGCATGATTGCCCGCGTCGATCTGCCCTACGTCTATACCTTCACGGCGCCGGCGGACGGCGGCCCGACCGTGGTCAGCGGCCCGCACCTGCCCATGGTGCAGCCTTTCGTTGGCATGAAGATCGAGATCACTGGCGCCAATGCAGGCGAATACGTGGTTGCCACCTACAGCCCAGAGGTGCCCGGCAGTCCCGCTGTTCCTGGTAGCCCCTCGACCGTCACCGGCAGCGCTGCACCAACCCGGTATGATTTCAGTGGGATGCCTCTGAGCTTTACAGTGACTCGCGGTACCAGCAGTTTTCCCGTCACGCTTAATACGTCCACCACCAACCTGGCCGGCCTGGTCTCAGCCGTAAACTCGGCGCTGGCAGGTACCGCTCTGGTGGCCAGCGCCGCGAGCGGGCGCCTGCGCATCGCCGAGCAGGCGGCGCCCTTCAGCGGCCAAACGCTGGACCTGCAGGGCTCTACGTCGGATGTGTTCGGTTTCAACCCGGTGTTCGCCACCGGCGTCAAGTCTCAAGCGGCAACCGAAGGCAAGTTTGCCAGCATGACCCTGGCCTTCGACGCTGGTGCGCCGGCAGTCGGGCTGCAGACAGGTGATCAGCTGTCGAGCATTGGCTACCGCGGGCTGCGCTACCGGATCACCGCAGTTTCAGACGACGCGGCCGAGGATGACGAGGACACTGACGAAAACGAGAGCCACGGCCCGTCGGCTATCACGCTGGCGCGTCTGAAGGATACGGGCGCCCAGGACCAGAATTGGGAAGGGTTCGATTCGCTACAGAGCAGCGATGCCAACCTGGTGCTGGACGGCTCGACCGTCGAGGGCGACTGGTCTGGACCGATTGCGGTGGTCCCGCCCGGGGAGGTGACCCGTCTCATCGAATTGGACCTCTTCGCCCCGCAGGGCCTGATCCGTTACACCGAAAAGAACGGCAACCAGCGGCAGGTCAGCGTCAAGGTCGAGGTGCAGTATCGCGACATGGCCACCGCCGGCGCCTGGACCCCGGTCGTGAAGACGTACACCGCCATGACCGCAGACCAGGTGGGCTACACGCTCAAGATATCGCTGCCGGTCGCAATGCGGCCGGAAGTACGGGTGCGCCGGATCGGCGAAGAGTCCACTACCTCCAACAAGCAGGACCGGATGCAGTGGTATGGCCTGCGCGGGCGCATCGATCGCGCGCCCAAGCGGTACCTGGGCGTTACGGTTATGGTCGTCTACGTCAAAGGCAGCAACCGGCTCTCGGCCCGCTCGGAGACGATGGTGTCCGTGCGGCCAACCCGTGTGCTGCCGGTGCGCAGTGGCGGGGCCTGGGCCGTAGAAACACCGACCAGGGACATCGCGCCCTGGGTGGCGCACGTGGCCCGCACGATCGGCTACACCGATGCAGACCTGGACTTGGCTGAGCTGGATCGACTGGACGCTATCTGGAAGGCCCGGGGCGATACCTTCGACCTGGTCATCTCCAGCCAGGAGACAGTTCTCGACGCGCTCAACACGGCATTGATGGCGGGATTCGCCGAGCTGACCATTGACCGCGGGCTGATCCGCCCAGTGCGGGACGAACCCCGATCGGTCTACGAGCACATGTACTCACCGCAGAACATGGTCGGCAATCTCACCCGCAAGTTCACCACGGTGCGCCCGGATGATTACGACGGCGTCGATGTGGAGTATGTGGACGAGCAGACCTGGCAGGTCGAGACGGTGCCCTGCAGGTTGAGCGGGGATGCTGGCGCCAAGACGGAGAAAATCACGCTCAAGGGCGTGGTCGATCGGGATCGCGCCTGGCGCATCGGCATTCGGCAGCGGCGCCGCTACCGGTACCAGCGTCACGGTTACAGCTTCACCACCGAACTTTCAGCGATGAACAGCCGGTACATGAGCTACTGCGCAGCCTCCGATGACATTCCGGGCTACGGCCAGAGCGGGGTGCTGGTGGACTTCATCGCGGGCAACGGCATGACGCTGCTGGAAAGCTCGGAGCCGCTGGCGTGGGAGGAGGGCGCGAGCCATGTGATCGCGCTGCGCCGCAAGGATGGCTCCCTAAGCGGTCCCTGGCCGGCCACGCGCGTCGACGAGGTACGGCTGACCGTGCCCGAGCTGGACTTCGTGCCTGATCTGTCCTGGGATACCGAGCCACCGTACCTGATGTTCGGTACGACCCAGCGCTGGTGCTACCCGATCCTGATGAAGTCGATCGCTCCGGACGACTACACCACCGATGTGGAGGCGGTGAACTACGACGTGCGCGTTTACAGCGACGACAACAATTTCGCGCCGGCCCGGGGGGCAGTTTCATGA
- a CDS encoding SGNH/GDSL hydrolase family protein, whose translation MSGADEIARLTETIDTTNELMLSPEIKMMDVGGGVMRPTNAKVLADLAVQMAGAQIYTTVALGVQATRQDGYFSVVSASDADYIDLYRNTNGSAALVDTYPNSKAVKAVKQQVDSATAAIGQIAEVVQDPSSIPIADDEAAIVAVDQEGGEFLSITAKRTRTPALDAVSHAVESGIYDSEGGAVLHAGAEEISIGPLTIGLTSLPGIYVVDAEGSILQDLTYPGEAPVSQATPGFPLADGAYFAPKLVTAAGSPLHINVPSLISNRDLAAGLVASIWSTTTAASTTSNSDLVIQCSDYGAAARLKLRDPMNGTYEHLLDLQMIDLPVASSAGKVPNVLLIGDSISNRQGAQIMKAAIQRNGRDSNWIGTIGGSGVENQAYNESGPLGEAREAYETANFTYASITEITIPVPAGGESEYLALSKIERRNRNPFIRPATSNDDPAIVRNGYVLDFAFYQSRFNLQPPDVIVYGLGMNDFGKLSGTSAIQNYVNDNEGLMFARMRAAWPNAKIIRFLPGLPYQTVRNADWTNKYIPLIRSIMALHKVLANPNTVIVPSWAFSDPEVGYQTAAGTVDPVTGFAVVQLSDYTHPGQANRQRLFNSIAPYISASNLGLI comes from the coding sequence ATGAGCGGAGCCGATGAAATCGCGCGCTTAACGGAAACGATCGACACCACCAACGAGCTGATGCTGTCGCCTGAGATCAAGATGATGGACGTGGGCGGCGGCGTGATGCGGCCCACCAATGCCAAGGTGCTTGCCGACTTGGCGGTACAGATGGCTGGCGCCCAGATCTACACCACCGTAGCGCTGGGCGTCCAGGCCACGCGGCAGGATGGGTATTTCAGCGTGGTGTCGGCATCGGACGCTGACTACATCGACCTGTACCGGAATACCAACGGCAGCGCTGCTCTCGTCGATACCTACCCCAATTCCAAGGCGGTGAAGGCGGTGAAGCAGCAAGTCGATTCAGCGACTGCCGCCATCGGCCAAATCGCAGAGGTTGTTCAAGACCCGTCATCTATCCCAATTGCTGATGACGAAGCAGCAATAGTGGCTGTCGATCAAGAAGGGGGAGAGTTTCTTTCCATTACGGCAAAGCGTACGCGGACTCCGGCGCTGGATGCGGTCAGTCACGCAGTCGAGTCGGGGATTTATGACTCTGAAGGTGGCGCGGTTCTTCACGCCGGAGCTGAAGAAATTTCCATTGGTCCGCTGACGATCGGTCTGACTTCGCTGCCTGGAATCTATGTCGTCGACGCCGAAGGGAGCATTCTTCAGGATCTGACCTATCCGGGGGAAGCTCCAGTATCTCAAGCAACGCCAGGATTTCCTCTGGCTGATGGTGCGTATTTCGCTCCGAAGTTGGTGACTGCTGCAGGATCGCCATTGCATATCAATGTCCCAAGCCTGATATCAAATCGTGATCTCGCAGCTGGGTTGGTGGCCTCAATCTGGAGCACCACCACAGCCGCTTCGACGACGTCCAATTCGGATCTGGTTATCCAATGTTCTGATTATGGAGCAGCTGCAAGGCTCAAGCTGCGCGACCCCATGAACGGGACATACGAGCACTTGCTGGATCTTCAGATGATTGATTTGCCAGTGGCTTCAAGTGCTGGAAAAGTGCCCAATGTGCTGCTGATCGGCGACAGTATCAGTAATCGACAGGGCGCCCAGATCATGAAGGCTGCCATCCAGCGCAATGGCCGGGACTCGAACTGGATAGGCACCATAGGCGGGTCAGGGGTCGAAAACCAGGCCTACAACGAGTCTGGTCCCCTTGGCGAAGCCCGTGAAGCTTACGAGACTGCCAACTTCACCTACGCCTCCATTACCGAAATAACAATTCCAGTGCCCGCTGGCGGGGAATCCGAGTATTTGGCTCTCTCAAAAATAGAAAGACGCAACCGGAATCCCTTCATCCGTCCAGCAACATCGAACGACGACCCTGCCATTGTGCGCAATGGCTATGTTCTTGACTTCGCTTTTTACCAGTCCAGGTTCAACCTTCAACCGCCTGATGTGATTGTCTACGGTCTTGGCATGAACGACTTTGGCAAGTTGTCCGGAACCAGCGCAATCCAGAACTATGTGAATGACAATGAGGGGTTGATGTTTGCCCGCATGAGAGCTGCCTGGCCAAACGCAAAAATCATTCGCTTTCTGCCAGGCCTGCCCTATCAAACTGTTCGTAACGCAGACTGGACGAACAAGTACATCCCGCTGATCCGATCAATCATGGCGCTTCACAAGGTACTGGCTAACCCAAATACCGTCATCGTGCCTTCATGGGCTTTCTCAGATCCAGAAGTCGGCTACCAAACCGCAGCAGGCACTGTAGATCCAGTAACCGGATTCGCTGTTGTCCAGCTTTCTGACTACACACATCCTGGCCAAGCCAACCGACAGAGACTTTTTAACAGCATCGCCCCTTACATCAGCGCGTCAAACTTGGGATTAATTTAA
- a CDS encoding glycoside hydrolase family 24 protein, translated as MPRISAADAGGINVLAFLDMLAWSEGTSTIKASDDGYNVLVGGKLFTDYSQHPRVLVPLPRYGIKSTAAGRYQFLARTWDAIVKNYGFKGRFIPEAQDLAAIKLLTECGALPLIKAGRISDAIARAAPIWASLPGAGYGQREHKLAALLGIYESERAADAKPAGDLLSMYAACGGEAVA; from the coding sequence ATGCCACGAATCTCTGCTGCCGACGCCGGCGGCATCAACGTGCTCGCTTTCCTCGACATGCTCGCCTGGTCGGAAGGCACCTCGACCATCAAGGCCAGTGACGACGGCTACAACGTGCTGGTAGGCGGCAAGCTGTTCACCGACTACAGCCAGCACCCGCGCGTGCTTGTGCCGCTGCCGCGCTACGGCATCAAGTCGACGGCTGCCGGTCGCTACCAGTTCCTGGCCCGCACCTGGGATGCCATCGTCAAGAACTACGGTTTCAAGGGCCGCTTCATCCCAGAAGCCCAAGACCTGGCCGCGATCAAGCTGCTGACCGAATGTGGCGCGCTGCCGCTGATCAAGGCCGGGCGGATCAGTGACGCGATCGCCAGGGCTGCGCCGATCTGGGCCAGCCTGCCTGGCGCCGGATACGGCCAGCGCGAGCACAAGCTGGCGGCGCTGCTGGGGATCTACGAAAGCGAGCGTGCCGCCGATGCCAAGCCGGCTGGTGACCTTCTGTCGATGTACGCCGCGTGCGGTGGCGAGGCCGTAGCGTGA
- a CDS encoding DUF2514 family protein, which yields MIGAPLIPRAVPAWVWWLAVLLLVAGGQQYRLVLAQRDAGAARADLADYRLLVAERDQHAAAQARTEEQRRQQVADREGENARQKLEAVAGRAATAESAADGLRGEIARLRAGRSATCGAIAAQQRQAETSAVVVLGGLLEEADRMAGSLAAALERSRVAGMACERVIDGIRPAAER from the coding sequence GTGATCGGCGCGCCGCTGATTCCAAGGGCTGTTCCTGCCTGGGTCTGGTGGCTGGCCGTCCTGCTGCTGGTCGCCGGCGGGCAGCAATACCGGCTGGTGCTGGCGCAGCGTGACGCCGGCGCGGCGCGTGCCGACTTGGCCGACTACCGACTGCTGGTTGCCGAGCGCGATCAGCACGCCGCGGCCCAGGCCAGAACAGAAGAGCAGCGCCGCCAGCAGGTGGCTGATCGGGAGGGTGAGAATGCACGTCAGAAACTGGAGGCGGTTGCCGGCCGCGCCGCTACTGCTGAGTCTGCTGCTGACGGCCTGCGCGGGGAAATCGCCCGACTGCGCGCCGGGCGAAGCGCAACCTGCGGTGCCATCGCTGCCCAGCAGCGCCAGGCAGAAACCTCTGCCGTCGTGGTGCTCGGGGGACTGCTTGAAGAAGCTGACCGAATGGCGGGAAGCCTCGCGGCAGCGCTTGAGCGAAGCCGAGTAGCAGGCATGGCCTGTGAACGTGTGATCGATGGAATTCGGCCTGCCGCTGAGCGGTAA
- a CDS encoding sigma-70 family RNA polymerase sigma factor — MSVSDTSKLSYFFSDHHRWLLQYVQRQLNHRSDAEDTAAETFCQIIAARVDPAAIEQPRAYLATIARRLIFDRYRRRRLEEAYLERLMLLPEALAPSPEQTHLLLEALHAIDSSLAGLPLIVKKAFLLSQLDGLPYAEISQKLGVSERTVGRYMTQALRQCYLSGAHP, encoded by the coding sequence GTGTCCGTATCCGATACCTCAAAGTTGAGTTACTTCTTCAGCGATCACCATCGCTGGCTGCTGCAGTACGTGCAGCGTCAGTTGAATCATCGCTCGGATGCCGAGGACACAGCGGCCGAGACGTTCTGCCAGATCATCGCGGCGCGGGTCGATCCGGCTGCCATCGAGCAGCCGCGCGCTTATCTTGCGACCATCGCCCGGCGTCTGATCTTCGATCGCTATCGGCGGCGGCGGCTGGAAGAGGCCTATCTGGAGCGCTTGATGCTGCTGCCGGAGGCCTTGGCGCCGTCGCCGGAGCAAACCCATTTGCTGCTCGAGGCGCTGCATGCCATCGACAGCAGCCTGGCAGGGTTGCCGCTGATCGTGAAGAAAGCCTTTCTGCTCAGTCAGCTCGACGGTCTGCCCTATGCCGAAATCAGCCAGAAGCTTGGGGTATCCGAGCGCACGGTAGGCCGCTACATGACCCAGGCCTTGCGTCAGTGCTACCTCAGCGGTGCTCATCCATGA
- a CDS encoding FecR family protein, producing MSRGALDPAAEQAIAWMVRLRSGRADARQEARFERWLAQDSANLQAWEQLQRGMGGHYEVARRAPQVLRDTLLQPQMRRRDVLRGLGGLTLLGGALWLGAHSDSARMLTADLRTGTGERRTVTLVDGSRLSLNAGTSLDIEFSANQRLLRLYQGALVIQVAPDATRPLLVRTEQGDARALGTRFLVEQLDGATRVVVLEHSVRASVPAGAWLDLAAGQAAVLRGARVELASDSQQYRADWLEGRLSVLDEPLQAVIDALRPYRPGLMRVDPEVRNLRVQGVFPLGDSERALAALEDTMPIRVRRYGSWLTLIESR from the coding sequence ATGAGCCGTGGCGCGCTGGACCCAGCGGCGGAGCAGGCCATCGCCTGGATGGTGCGCCTGCGCTCGGGTCGCGCGGATGCGCGGCAGGAGGCGCGCTTTGAGCGCTGGTTGGCCCAGGATTCTGCCAACCTCCAAGCCTGGGAACAGCTGCAGCGCGGCATGGGTGGCCATTACGAAGTCGCACGGCGGGCGCCGCAGGTGCTGCGCGATACGTTGTTGCAGCCGCAAATGCGTCGTCGCGACGTGCTGCGTGGGTTGGGTGGACTCACCCTGCTGGGCGGTGCGCTGTGGCTGGGTGCGCACAGTGACAGTGCGCGGATGCTGACGGCTGATCTGCGCACCGGCACGGGCGAGCGACGCACGGTCACCCTGGTCGACGGCAGTCGATTGAGCCTGAATGCCGGTACGTCGCTGGACATCGAGTTCTCGGCGAATCAGCGGCTGTTGCGCCTTTATCAGGGTGCGCTGGTCATTCAGGTGGCGCCTGATGCGACGCGGCCGCTGCTGGTGCGCACCGAGCAGGGTGATGCGCGCGCCCTGGGCACGCGCTTTCTGGTCGAGCAGTTGGATGGTGCGACCCGCGTGGTGGTGCTCGAGCACAGCGTGCGCGCGTCGGTGCCAGCAGGTGCCTGGCTGGACCTGGCAGCAGGGCAGGCGGCAGTGCTGCGCGGGGCGCGTGTCGAGCTTGCCAGCGACTCGCAGCAGTATCGCGCCGACTGGCTCGAAGGTCGTCTGAGCGTATTGGACGAGCCGTTGCAGGCGGTGATCGATGCCCTGCGGCCCTATCGGCCAGGGCTCATGCGCGTCGATCCCGAGGTGCGCAACCTGCGCGTGCAGGGCGTGTTCCCGCTGGGTGATAGCGAGCGAGCGCTGGCGGCCCTGGAAGACACGATGCCTATCCGGGTCAGGCGCTACGGCAGTTGGTTGACCCTGATCGAGTCACGCTGA